The Gemmatimonadota bacterium genome has a segment encoding these proteins:
- the sucB gene encoding 2-oxoglutarate dehydrogenase, E2 component, dihydrolipoamide succinyltransferase, with amino-acid sequence MARIDVIMPQMGESITEGTMSRWIKQVGDAVKRDEPIFEISTDKVDAEIPAPNAGVLVEVLVTEGQTVSVGTVVARIDTEAAAGAAVPAAPAPAAAPAAAPTPAPAAAAPTPTPAPAPKAAPAPAPAAPGAEETAEQRLQRKSTPLVRKMVEEHGLDLAQIPGSGSAGRVTKTDVLSFLETGAPAAPSAPTVPAPAAAPAAAVAVPAAPRAPSPAVEAWEGDRVEPWGRVRKLTADHMIMSRRVSAHVNSLMEIDYTHVAGIRKRLKGEFAERGVNLTYLAFIVKAIADNLRKHPVVNAAISGDNTIYRRDINVGIAVALDWGLIVPVIKHADELSLLGVARSIQDLAERARTKKLAPDDIQKGTFTITNPGGFGTYVGTPIINQPQVAILAIGAIEKRPSVITLPDGSDALGIRTKGMWCMAYDHRIVDGADADRFLADVRATLHAFPEQQG; translated from the coding sequence ATGGCTCGCATTGACGTGATCATGCCCCAGATGGGTGAATCCATCACCGAAGGGACGATGTCGCGGTGGATCAAGCAGGTCGGCGACGCGGTGAAGCGCGATGAACCGATCTTCGAGATCTCCACCGACAAGGTGGACGCCGAGATCCCCGCGCCGAACGCCGGCGTGTTGGTCGAGGTTCTCGTCACCGAAGGGCAGACCGTCTCGGTCGGCACCGTCGTGGCGCGGATCGACACCGAAGCCGCGGCCGGCGCTGCGGTGCCCGCCGCCCCGGCCCCAGCCGCCGCGCCGGCGGCCGCCCCGACGCCGGCTCCCGCGGCTGCCGCGCCCACGCCAACGCCAGCTCCCGCGCCAAAGGCCGCCCCGGCCCCGGCCCCGGCCGCGCCGGGCGCCGAGGAGACGGCGGAACAGCGACTGCAGCGGAAGTCGACGCCACTCGTCCGGAAGATGGTCGAGGAGCATGGCCTCGACCTGGCGCAGATCCCGGGCAGCGGCTCGGCTGGTCGCGTCACCAAGACGGACGTCCTCTCCTTCCTCGAGACCGGTGCGCCGGCGGCGCCCAGTGCGCCCACCGTGCCGGCTCCCGCCGCCGCGCCGGCTGCCGCCGTCGCGGTGCCCGCCGCACCCCGCGCGCCGTCGCCCGCCGTCGAAGCCTGGGAAGGCGATCGGGTGGAACCGTGGGGGCGCGTCCGCAAGCTGACCGCCGATCACATGATCATGTCGCGGCGCGTCTCCGCGCACGTGAACTCGTTGATGGAGATCGACTACACCCACGTCGCCGGCATCCGGAAGCGGCTCAAGGGCGAGTTCGCCGAGCGCGGGGTGAACCTGACGTACCTGGCGTTCATCGTGAAGGCGATTGCCGACAATCTCCGCAAGCATCCGGTCGTGAATGCGGCGATTTCCGGCGACAACACGATCTACCGCCGCGACATCAACGTCGGCATCGCGGTCGCCCTGGACTGGGGGCTCATCGTTCCGGTGATCAAGCATGCCGATGAGCTCTCGCTGCTCGGCGTCGCCCGCTCGATCCAGGATCTCGCCGAGCGCGCGCGCACCAAGAAGCTCGCCCCGGACGACATCCAGAAGGGCACCTTCACGATCACCAATCCGGGCGGTTTCGGCACCTACGTCGGCACGCCGATCATCAACCAGCCGCAGGTGGCGATCCTCGCGATCGGTGCGATCGAGAAGCGCCCCTCGGTGATCACGCTGCCCGACGGCAGCGATGCCCTCGGCATCCGCACCAAGGGGATGTGGTGCATGGCCTACGACCACCGCATCGTCGATGGCGCCGATGCCGATCGCTTCCTGGCCGACGTCCGCGCGACGCTGCACGCCTTCCCCGAGCAGCAGGGGTAG
- a CDS encoding helix-turn-helix transcriptional regulator, whose amino-acid sequence MRWRAVSAELRHTRRSLDERQVERDAWRASAEGAVRSFGEAVTAQLTKWELTPAEHEVALLLLQGLGHKEIASRTGRSERTVRQHAVSVYDKSGQSGRAELAGFFLNGLGGGSNGER is encoded by the coding sequence CTGCGGTGGCGCGCCGTCTCGGCCGAGCTCCGGCACACCCGTCGCTCCCTCGACGAGCGGCAGGTCGAACGGGATGCCTGGCGCGCGAGCGCGGAAGGCGCCGTTCGATCGTTCGGCGAGGCGGTCACCGCCCAACTCACGAAATGGGAACTCACCCCCGCCGAACACGAGGTCGCCCTCCTCCTGCTTCAGGGGTTGGGCCACAAGGAGATCGCCAGCCGCACCGGTCGCTCGGAACGGACCGTTCGACAGCATGCCGTCTCGGTCTACGACAAGTCCGGGCAGAGTGGGAGGGCGGAACTGGCGGGGTTCTTCCTGAATGGGTTGGGAGGGGGGAGTAACGGTGAACGGTGA
- a CDS encoding MFS transporter — MIDTDAARWRRLALLALAVVGGMSTWFAGSVAAPLRAADLALTPGEVGWLVSTVQLGFVVGTLVIAVFNIADVVPGRRLFAVSAVGAAIANAALLVAPTLPWLVASRLVTGLCLAGVYPPAMKMAATWFRQSRGLAIGSVVGALTIGKALPYLLQGNGAVVIELVVLVPSVAALAAAFLIGTTWQDGPHAFPARPFHWGLIGEVVRDRPLRRVTGGYLGHMWELYAFWAWVPGFLTAAAAARGEGAAAHGTAAFTIVGIGALGCVGGGLLADRFGRRQVVRGAMLVSGTLAALSPLLFGAPTWLLMIALLVWGIAVIADSAQFSALATELAPPHAVGTALALQTSLGFLLTIASIQLVPMLADTLGWRWALAVLAVGPFAGVVVMRKGSEG, encoded by the coding sequence GTGATCGACACCGACGCCGCCCGATGGCGGCGGCTCGCGCTGCTCGCGCTCGCCGTCGTCGGGGGGATGTCCACCTGGTTTGCGGGGAGCGTCGCCGCTCCACTCCGCGCAGCCGACCTCGCCCTCACCCCGGGCGAGGTCGGTTGGCTTGTATCAACCGTGCAGCTCGGCTTCGTCGTCGGCACGCTGGTGATCGCAGTGTTCAACATCGCCGACGTGGTGCCCGGGCGCCGACTCTTCGCGGTGTCGGCGGTGGGTGCCGCGATTGCAAACGCGGCGCTGCTGGTCGCGCCCACCCTCCCGTGGCTCGTCGCCTCCCGGCTCGTCACGGGACTCTGCCTGGCCGGCGTGTACCCACCCGCGATGAAGATGGCGGCCACCTGGTTTCGTCAATCGCGCGGTCTCGCGATCGGCAGCGTGGTGGGTGCGCTCACCATTGGCAAGGCGCTGCCCTATCTGCTGCAGGGGAATGGCGCCGTCGTCATCGAGCTGGTGGTGCTGGTCCCGTCCGTCGCCGCCCTCGCGGCGGCCTTTCTCATCGGCACCACCTGGCAGGACGGGCCGCATGCCTTCCCGGCCAGGCCATTTCACTGGGGGCTGATCGGCGAGGTGGTGCGCGACCGACCGCTGCGCCGAGTCACCGGCGGCTACCTCGGTCACATGTGGGAACTGTATGCATTCTGGGCGTGGGTGCCGGGCTTCCTGACGGCGGCTGCGGCGGCGCGTGGCGAGGGAGCGGCCGCGCATGGGACGGCGGCCTTCACGATCGTCGGGATCGGCGCCCTCGGCTGCGTGGGCGGTGGGTTGCTGGCCGACCGCTTCGGGCGGCGTCAGGTGGTGCGTGGGGCCATGCTGGTCAGTGGCACGCTCGCGGCGCTTTCCCCGCTGCTCTTCGGCGCACCGACCTGGCTGCTGATGATTGCGCTGCTCGTGTGGGGAATCGCCGTGATCGCCGACTCGGCGCAGTTCTCCGCACTCGCCACCGAACTGGCGCCCCCGCACGCCGTCGGCACGGCGCTCGCGCTGCAGACCTCGCTCGGCTTCCTGCTCACCATCGCCAGCATTCAACTCGTGCCGATGCTCGCCGACACGCTCGGATGGCGCTGGGCGCTGGCGGTGTTGGCGGTGGGGCCGTTTGCGGGGGTGGTGGTGATGCGGAAGGGAAGTGAAGGGTGA
- a CDS encoding MBL fold metallo-hydrolase produces the protein MITTGGFVQNCWLLWDVASGEAVVVDPGEGSDEILAAIDARGLVVRAIWLTHAHIDHILGVTALREATGAPVWLHPADRRWYDALPEQGRFFGITGLEPLAPPEHDLAEGDEVAVGAYRFLVRHTPGHAPGHVAFLGHGVAVAGDVLFVDSIGRTDLAGGDLPTLLRSISDVLLPLPDETRVLPGHGPETTIGRERRLNPFLQQR, from the coding sequence GTGATCACCACCGGGGGATTCGTGCAGAACTGCTGGTTGCTCTGGGACGTGGCGAGCGGCGAGGCGGTGGTCGTCGATCCCGGGGAGGGCAGTGACGAGATTCTCGCGGCGATCGACGCACGCGGTCTGGTGGTGCGCGCGATCTGGCTCACCCATGCGCACATCGATCACATTCTGGGCGTGACGGCGCTGCGCGAGGCCACCGGTGCGCCGGTCTGGTTGCATCCCGCCGATCGCCGCTGGTATGACGCGCTCCCGGAACAGGGCCGCTTTTTCGGCATCACCGGGCTCGAACCGCTGGCGCCCCCCGAGCACGACCTGGCCGAAGGCGACGAGGTCGCTGTTGGGGCGTATCGCTTCCTGGTGCGCCACACCCCCGGCCACGCGCCAGGGCACGTCGCCTTCCTGGGGCACGGGGTCGCGGTCGCGGGCGATGTCCTCTTCGTCGACTCGATTGGCCGAACCGATCTGGCGGGGGGTGACCTCCCGACTCTGCTCCGGAGCATCTCCGACGTCCTGCTGCCCCTTCCAGACGAGACGCGCGTCCTCCCCGGACACGGCCCCGAGACGACGATCGGCCGCGAGCGGCGGCTGAACCCCTTCCTTCAGCAGCGCTAG
- a CDS encoding Rrf2 family transcriptional regulator produces MTTWTEYSLIISLHLARRRRDGARAIAARELAELEKLPPDYVEQILLRLRRGALVESIRGAKGGYLLARDPEGITVHDVMTASEHQTFEMNCATHPVNSERCSPTTACSIRPVWQALQGRIDELLLSITLADLLANDEAQLPTLVTLQHTT; encoded by the coding sequence GTGACCACGTGGACTGAATACTCGCTGATCATTTCGCTGCACCTGGCACGGCGTCGCCGTGACGGTGCCCGCGCGATCGCCGCCCGCGAACTTGCAGAACTTGAGAAGCTCCCGCCGGACTATGTCGAACAGATCCTCCTGCGCCTTCGCCGCGGCGCGCTGGTCGAATCGATTCGCGGCGCCAAGGGCGGCTATCTCCTGGCCCGCGACCCCGAAGGCATCACGGTACATGATGTCATGACGGCGTCGGAGCACCAGACGTTCGAGATGAATTGCGCGACGCACCCGGTCAATTCCGAGCGCTGCTCCCCGACGACCGCCTGCTCGATCCGCCCCGTCTGGCAGGCGCTGCAGGGTCGCATCGACGAACTGCTGCTGTCGATCACGCTCGCGGATCTGTTGGCCAATGACGAGGCCCAGCTCCCGACGCTGGTCACGCTCCAGCACACGACCTAG
- a CDS encoding alpha-ketoacid dehydrogenase subunit beta, with product MAEITFLEAIREGIAEEMERDPSVFLLGEDIGGFGGAFKVTEGLQARFGEKRVIDTPISEAGIVGAAAGAAHYGMRPVVEMQFIDFISCAYDMLTNYVATARYRAFLPCPMVVRGPSGGYVRGGPFHSQNPEAAFLHTPGLKIAYPATAEDAKGLIKSAIRDADPVLFFEHKYLYRRIKGTMPAGDHLVPFGKARVAREGKDLTIVTYAATVWKALEAAEQLAAEDGLSVEVLDLRTLLPMDHEAIVASVKKTNRVLIVHEDTVTGGVAGEITAQISERCFEWLDAPIRRVAAHDVPLPYAPPLEDFVLPQTSDIVRASRWLAAY from the coding sequence ATGGCTGAGATCACCTTCCTCGAGGCCATCCGCGAGGGAATCGCGGAGGAGATGGAACGCGACCCGTCGGTCTTCCTCCTGGGCGAGGACATTGGCGGCTTCGGCGGTGCCTTCAAGGTGACCGAAGGGCTGCAGGCGCGCTTCGGCGAGAAGCGCGTCATCGACACGCCGATCTCCGAGGCCGGGATCGTCGGGGCGGCGGCCGGCGCGGCCCACTACGGCATGCGGCCGGTGGTGGAGATGCAGTTCATCGACTTCATCTCCTGCGCCTACGACATGCTCACCAACTACGTCGCCACGGCACGCTACCGTGCGTTCCTGCCCTGCCCGATGGTGGTCCGCGGCCCCTCCGGCGGGTACGTCCGCGGCGGGCCGTTCCATTCGCAGAATCCGGAGGCCGCCTTTCTCCACACGCCGGGGCTCAAGATTGCCTACCCGGCGACGGCCGAGGATGCCAAGGGGCTGATCAAGTCCGCGATCCGGGACGCCGACCCGGTACTCTTCTTCGAGCACAAGTATCTCTACCGGCGGATCAAGGGGACGATGCCCGCGGGCGACCACCTCGTCCCGTTCGGCAAGGCCCGCGTGGCCCGGGAAGGGAAGGACTTGACCATCGTGACCTACGCGGCCACGGTCTGGAAGGCGCTGGAGGCGGCCGAGCAGTTGGCGGCGGAGGATGGCCTCTCGGTGGAGGTGCTCGACCTCCGGACCTTGCTTCCGATGGACCACGAGGCGATTGTCGCCTCGGTGAAGAAGACCAACCGCGTGCTGATCGTGCACGAGGACACCGTGACCGGCGGCGTGGCCGGCGAGATCACGGCGCAGATCAGTGAACGCTGTTTTGAATGGCTGGACGCACCGATCCGCCGCGTCGCAGCCCATGACGTGCCCCTGCCGTACGCTCCACCGCTGGAGGACTTCGTCCTCCCGCAGACATCGGACATCGTGCGCGCGAGCCGTTGGCTCGCCGCCTACTGA
- a CDS encoding PHP domain-containing protein: MIDLHCHSTASDGHLPPAEVVKHAAQIGLSAMALTDHDTLDGLVEATAAGAELGVRVVGGCEFSVAATWGEMHLLGYFLQPGDRDIEHFLVSARTDRSRRAREMVTRLVGLGVRIGYDDVEREADGGAVGRPHVARALLRLGLVTTEQQAFDKYLGRGRPCFVDKALPTLREVADLVHARGGIVSAAHLKWHGTKVTLAALQLDGLDAVETRHPSHDGETRATITEAAAALGLARSGGSDWHGEFGAAAGHSLLGAQEVPDEWLDELEARRPTGARAA, encoded by the coding sequence GTGATTGATCTCCACTGCCACTCCACGGCCTCCGACGGGCATCTGCCGCCCGCCGAGGTCGTGAAGCACGCCGCCCAGATCGGGCTCAGCGCGATGGCGCTGACGGACCACGACACGCTCGACGGGCTCGTCGAGGCGACCGCCGCCGGCGCCGAGCTCGGCGTGCGCGTGGTGGGCGGCTGCGAATTTTCCGTCGCGGCAACCTGGGGCGAGATGCACCTGCTCGGCTACTTCCTGCAGCCGGGCGACCGCGACATCGAACACTTCCTGGTCTCGGCCCGAACGGATCGGAGTCGGCGCGCACGCGAGATGGTCACGCGCCTCGTGGGGCTCGGCGTGCGGATCGGCTACGACGACGTGGAGCGCGAGGCCGATGGCGGGGCCGTCGGACGCCCGCACGTGGCGCGCGCCCTGTTGCGCCTCGGTCTGGTGACGACGGAGCAGCAGGCCTTCGACAAGTATCTGGGGCGCGGCCGCCCCTGTTTCGTCGACAAGGCGCTGCCGACCCTCCGCGAAGTCGCCGATCTCGTCCATGCGCGCGGCGGCATCGTCTCCGCTGCCCACCTGAAGTGGCACGGCACGAAGGTGACTCTGGCGGCGCTGCAGCTCGACGGGCTCGATGCCGTGGAGACGCGGCACCCCAGTCACGACGGCGAGACGCGCGCCACCATCACTGAGGCGGCGGCCGCGCTCGGTTTGGCGCGCAGCGGCGGCTCGGATTGGCATGGCGAGTTCGGTGCGGCCGCTGGTCATTCGCTGCTCGGCGCGCAGGAAGTGCCGGATGAATGGCTCGACGAGCTCGAGGCGCGCCGGCCGACCGGAGCACGCGCCGCGTGA
- a CDS encoding aspartate ammonia-lyase has product MSFRTEKDPLGEKQVPADALYGIQTLRAVENYPISGLRPLAGFVEAVVMIKRSAAVVHKHTGRLEPEFADAIIQAADEVLAGQHRDQFVVDPYQAGAGTSHNMNCNEVLANRANEILGAPRGAYAPVHPNDHVNMAQSTNDVIPTAMRLGTLRALPKLLASLDQLAEAFLAKGKQFDHVMKSGRTHLQDATPIRLGQEFTAYGHTVARHRAKLAQAADWLRPMNIGGSAVGTGINVEVVYPGLMVTEMSRLSGVALEVSPDRIQLMQSMGDIATFSGAMRAFVLDLCKIADDIRLLASGPRTGLAEIILPAVQPGSSIMPGKINPSIAEMVNQVCYQLLGFDTTVAMAAKAGELELNVMMPVITHNVLFGMEILSNTARVFAEKCISGIEADEAMCAHWLERSPALVTALMPKIGYAESAKLSKEALATGKTVKQLVTDKKVLEGKELDEVLDLRAMTELGVPGGGKGVPVSG; this is encoded by the coding sequence ATGTCATTCCGCACCGAAAAGGACCCCCTCGGCGAAAAGCAGGTCCCCGCCGACGCTCTCTACGGGATCCAGACCCTTCGCGCCGTCGAGAATTACCCCATCTCCGGACTGCGCCCCCTCGCCGGCTTCGTCGAAGCGGTGGTGATGATCAAGCGCTCCGCCGCCGTCGTCCACAAGCACACTGGCCGCCTCGAGCCCGAGTTTGCCGACGCGATCATTCAGGCCGCCGATGAAGTCCTCGCCGGGCAGCACCGCGACCAGTTCGTCGTCGATCCGTATCAGGCCGGTGCCGGCACCTCGCACAACATGAACTGCAACGAAGTGCTCGCGAATCGCGCCAACGAGATCCTCGGTGCCCCCCGCGGTGCCTACGCGCCGGTGCACCCGAACGATCACGTCAACATGGCGCAGTCGACCAACGACGTCATCCCGACGGCGATGCGCCTCGGCACGCTCCGCGCGCTGCCGAAGCTGCTGGCGTCGCTCGATCAGCTGGCCGAGGCCTTCCTCGCGAAGGGAAAGCAATTCGACCATGTGATGAAGTCGGGGCGGACGCACCTGCAGGATGCCACGCCGATTCGCCTGGGCCAGGAGTTCACCGCCTACGGTCACACGGTGGCCCGGCACCGCGCCAAGCTGGCGCAGGCCGCCGACTGGCTCCGCCCGATGAACATCGGCGGCAGCGCCGTCGGCACCGGCATCAACGTGGAAGTCGTCTATCCCGGGCTGATGGTGACCGAGATGAGCCGACTCTCGGGCGTCGCGCTCGAGGTCTCGCCCGATCGCATCCAGCTGATGCAGTCGATGGGCGACATCGCCACGTTCAGCGGCGCCATGCGCGCCTTCGTGCTCGACCTCTGCAAGATCGCCGATGACATCCGCCTGCTCGCCTCGGGGCCGCGCACGGGGCTCGCCGAGATCATCCTGCCGGCGGTGCAGCCGGGGTCGTCGATCATGCCGGGGAAGATCAATCCGTCGATCGCCGAGATGGTCAATCAGGTCTGCTATCAGCTGCTCGGCTTCGACACGACGGTGGCGATGGCGGCGAAGGCGGGCGAACTCGAGCTCAACGTGATGATGCCGGTCATCACCCACAACGTCCTCTTCGGCATGGAAATCCTCAGCAACACTGCCCGGGTGTTCGCCGAGAAGTGCATCAGCGGCATCGAGGCGGACGAGGCGATGTGCGCGCATTGGCTGGAGCGCTCGCCGGCATTGGTGACGGCCCTGATGCCGAAGATCGGCTACGCCGAATCGGCGAAGCTCTCCAAGGAGGCGCTCGCGACGGGCAAGACGGTGAAGCAGCTGGTCACCGACAAGAAGGTGCTCGAGGGGAAGGAGCTGGACGAGGTGCTCGACCTCCGCGCGATGACCGAGCTGGGCGTGCCGGGCGGTGGCAAGGGCGTGCCGGTCAGCGGGTGA
- the trxB gene encoding thioredoxin-disulfide reductase, whose amino-acid sequence MRTETLVIIGSGPAAWTAAIYAARANLDPVVYEGEPSREMIPGGQLMWTTDIDNFPGFPEGVDGQGLMERMKAQAVRFGTRVVSENIASVDFAQRPFTLRPSWSEPVQAQSVIVATGARAIWLDVPNEARLAQSGGGVSACAVCDGALPFFRNKVLAVVGGGDSAMEEATYLTKFAQQVIIIHRRGSFRASKVMAERALNHPKIRVEWNSEVTAVIGEDEITGVVVRDTVTGEERTLVVGGLFVAIGHTPNTAFLGGQIATTPKGYIETPVSWRTETNVAGVFAAGDVIDEYYRQAITSAGSGCMAALEAERWLAHHGLEPVATPA is encoded by the coding sequence ATGCGCACCGAAACTCTTGTCATCATCGGCTCAGGCCCTGCCGCCTGGACCGCCGCCATCTATGCGGCCCGCGCCAATCTCGACCCCGTGGTCTATGAGGGCGAGCCGTCGCGCGAGATGATCCCGGGCGGCCAGCTGATGTGGACCACCGACATCGACAACTTCCCCGGCTTCCCCGAGGGCGTCGATGGGCAGGGGTTGATGGAGCGGATGAAGGCGCAGGCCGTGCGCTTCGGCACGCGCGTGGTGAGCGAGAACATCGCCTCGGTGGATTTTGCGCAGCGCCCGTTCACGCTGCGGCCGAGTTGGAGCGAGCCGGTGCAGGCCCAGTCGGTCATCGTGGCGACCGGCGCCCGGGCCATCTGGCTGGACGTCCCCAACGAGGCGCGTCTGGCGCAGAGCGGTGGCGGCGTCTCGGCCTGCGCGGTCTGCGATGGTGCGTTGCCGTTCTTCCGGAACAAGGTGCTGGCCGTCGTCGGCGGAGGAGACTCCGCGATGGAAGAGGCAACCTACCTCACCAAGTTCGCGCAGCAGGTGATCATCATCCATCGCCGAGGTTCCTTCCGCGCCTCGAAGGTCATGGCGGAGCGCGCGCTCAACCATCCGAAGATTCGCGTGGAGTGGAATTCGGAAGTCACCGCAGTCATCGGTGAGGACGAGATCACCGGCGTGGTCGTTCGCGACACCGTGACGGGAGAGGAGCGGACGCTGGTGGTCGGAGGTCTGTTCGTCGCGATCGGACACACGCCGAACACCGCGTTTCTCGGCGGTCAGATCGCCACCACACCGAAGGGCTACATCGAGACGCCGGTGTCGTGGCGCACCGAGACGAACGTCGCCGGCGTCTTCGCGGCCGGGGATGTGATCGACGAGTACTACCGTCAGGCGATCACCTCGGCGGGGAGCGGCTGCATGGCGGCGCTGGAGGCGGAGCGGTGGTTGGCGCACCACGGGCTCGAGCCCGTCGCCACGCCTGCGTGA
- a CDS encoding thiamine pyrophosphate-dependent dehydrogenase E1 component subunit alpha: protein MAEPSVTADHAPPDGLTREQLLALYRWMRLTRTLEERLVALYRQTKVVGGLFRSLGQEACAVGSAFALERRDVLSPLIRNLGSMLVKGATPVEILRQYMAKGDSPTRGRELNIHFGDVEERHFVGQISHLGDMVPVMAGVTLTFKLREEDRVGLVYVGDGATSTGAFHEGINFAAVQRCPLIVVVENNGYAYSTPTCRQTAAAQFVDKAIGYGIPGVRCDGNDILEVYRVTRDAVARARSGGGVTLLELLTYRRKGHAEHDNQSYVAPGEIEHWAATNDPIDRYIVRLTNEFGFTPAELADVDADVAREVDTATDVAEQSPACDGPDALVGVYADPPRMPSLWFRDGVGSAVDAHERPAGWGTHDG from the coding sequence ATGGCCGAACCCAGCGTCACCGCCGACCACGCCCCGCCGGACGGCCTCACCCGCGAACAGCTGTTGGCGCTCTATCGCTGGATGCGCCTCACGCGCACCCTCGAGGAGCGGCTCGTCGCGCTCTATCGCCAGACCAAGGTGGTGGGTGGCCTCTTCCGCTCGCTCGGGCAGGAGGCGTGCGCGGTCGGCTCGGCCTTCGCCCTCGAGCGTCGCGACGTCCTCTCGCCCCTGATCCGCAACCTCGGCTCGATGCTCGTCAAGGGCGCGACGCCCGTCGAGATCCTCCGCCAGTACATGGCGAAGGGCGATTCGCCGACCCGGGGCCGCGAGCTCAACATCCACTTCGGCGACGTCGAGGAGCGGCACTTCGTCGGCCAGATATCGCACCTTGGTGACATGGTGCCGGTGATGGCGGGCGTGACGCTGACGTTCAAGTTGCGCGAGGAGGACCGCGTCGGGCTGGTGTACGTCGGTGACGGCGCGACCAGCACCGGCGCCTTCCACGAGGGGATCAACTTCGCCGCGGTGCAGCGCTGTCCGTTGATCGTGGTGGTCGAGAACAACGGCTACGCCTATTCGACGCCGACCTGCCGGCAGACCGCGGCGGCGCAGTTCGTCGACAAGGCGATCGGCTACGGCATTCCCGGCGTGCGCTGCGACGGCAACGACATACTTGAGGTCTACCGGGTGACGCGCGACGCCGTGGCGCGGGCGCGCAGCGGCGGCGGCGTGACGTTGCTGGAACTGTTGACCTACCGGCGGAAAGGGCATGCGGAGCATGACAACCAGAGTTACGTCGCCCCCGGCGAAATCGAGCACTGGGCCGCAACCAACGATCCGATCGATCGCTACATCGTGCGGTTGACGAACGAATTCGGCTTCACGCCCGCTGAACTGGCCGATGTCGACGCCGACGTGGCGCGCGAGGTCGACACCGCGACGGACGTGGCGGAGCAATCGCCGGCATGTGATGGCCCCGATGCGCTGGTGGGCGTCTATGCCGACCCACCGCGGATGCCATCGCTCTGGTTCCGTGACGGCGTCGGAAGCGCGGTCGATGCGCACGAACGGCCCGCAGGCTGGGGGACGCACGATGGCTGA
- a CDS encoding SDR family oxidoreductase, whose protein sequence is MSTQPRRVALVTGGARRLGRAFTEALAEDGLAVAVHYGRAAEEADEVVAGIRQAGGEAEAFGADLRDADAAKTLPGRVVARFGRLDVLVNSAAEMERRTVEETTVEEWDATMALNLRAPFLVAQQAAPHLKATQGRIVNIADLSGFEPWRHYVAHSVSKAGVVMLTKVLAVALAPEITVNGIAPGTVLVPDDYDDARRTFLSETTPLGRLGTPGDAVAALRYLVHHAPFVTGETIVVDGGRLLRR, encoded by the coding sequence GTGAGCACCCAGCCGCGACGCGTCGCCTTGGTGACCGGCGGGGCGCGTCGTCTCGGTCGGGCCTTCACCGAGGCACTCGCCGAGGATGGCCTGGCAGTGGCGGTGCACTACGGCCGCGCAGCCGAGGAGGCCGACGAGGTGGTTGCCGGGATCCGCCAGGCGGGCGGGGAAGCGGAGGCCTTCGGCGCCGACCTCCGCGATGCCGACGCGGCGAAGACATTGCCGGGCCGGGTGGTGGCCCGCTTCGGGCGCCTCGACGTCCTGGTCAACTCCGCTGCCGAAATGGAGCGGCGCACGGTTGAGGAGACCACGGTCGAGGAGTGGGACGCCACGATGGCGCTCAATCTCCGTGCGCCGTTCTTGGTCGCGCAGCAGGCCGCGCCGCACCTCAAGGCGACCCAGGGTCGCATCGTCAACATCGCGGATCTCAGCGGCTTCGAACCATGGCGCCATTACGTCGCGCACTCGGTGAGCAAGGCGGGTGTCGTGATGCTGACCAAGGTGCTGGCCGTGGCACTCGCCCCGGAGATCACCGTCAACGGGATCGCACCCGGCACCGTGCTCGTCCCCGACGACTACGACGATGCCCGACGCACCTTCCTCAGCGAGACGACCCCGCTCGGCAGACTCGGGACCCCAGGCGATGCGGTCGCGGCGCTGCGCTACCTCGTGCACCACGCGCCGTTCGTCACCGGCGAGACCATCGTCGTCGACGGCGGCCGCCTCCTCAGGCGATGA